The following are encoded in a window of Trichocoleus sp. genomic DNA:
- the obgE gene encoding GTPase ObgE, whose product MQFIDQAEIEVFAGKGGDGLVAFRREKYVPAGGPAGGNGGHGGSVYLKAVPHLQTLLDFSYAHQFKAEDGKRGGPKNMTGASADDLIIEVPCGTMIYDIETEELLGDLVNPGQTLLIAQGGKGGLGNRHFLSNRNRAPERALPGLPGEERAIRMELKLLAEVGIIGLPNAGKSTLISSLSAARPKIADYPFTTLIPNLGVVRKPNGDGTVFADIPGLIEGAHLGAGLGHDFLRHIERTRLLLHLIDTTAKDPIAAYHTIREELNSYDRGLPNRPQIIGLNKIDALPPDSDIPATLAAQLREISDSPIFIISAVSRTGLDPMLQQIWQTLEETAPAIETEAESEVEAEPETEEAIEVSQV is encoded by the coding sequence ATGCAGTTTATCGATCAAGCAGAAATTGAAGTCTTTGCCGGAAAAGGAGGCGATGGCTTAGTGGCATTCCGCCGAGAGAAATATGTACCTGCGGGTGGTCCTGCGGGTGGCAATGGCGGCCATGGCGGTTCGGTTTATCTCAAGGCAGTACCTCATCTGCAAACCCTGCTGGACTTCAGCTATGCCCATCAATTTAAGGCAGAAGACGGCAAGCGGGGCGGACCCAAAAATATGACCGGAGCTTCAGCAGATGATCTGATCATTGAGGTTCCTTGCGGCACGATGATTTATGACATTGAAACTGAGGAGCTTTTGGGCGATCTGGTCAACCCAGGACAAACCTTACTGATCGCCCAAGGTGGCAAAGGTGGACTGGGCAACCGCCATTTTCTCAGCAATCGCAACCGTGCGCCTGAACGTGCCCTGCCAGGGTTACCGGGTGAGGAAAGAGCGATTCGGATGGAGCTAAAGCTGCTGGCAGAAGTGGGAATTATTGGCTTGCCCAATGCCGGAAAATCCACGCTGATTTCCTCGCTCTCGGCGGCACGTCCCAAAATTGCTGATTATCCCTTTACGACGCTCATTCCCAATTTGGGCGTTGTGCGTAAACCCAACGGTGATGGCACCGTTTTTGCCGACATTCCTGGGCTAATTGAAGGAGCACATTTAGGAGCGGGCTTAGGGCACGACTTCCTGCGGCATATTGAGCGGACACGCCTGCTGCTTCACTTAATTGATACGACTGCCAAAGACCCAATCGCCGCTTATCACACCATCCGCGAGGAACTGAACTCCTACGATCGCGGCTTGCCCAATCGTCCCCAAATCATTGGCCTGAACAAGATCGATGCCTTGCCCCCAGACAGTGACATTCCAGCAACATTAGCGGCACAACTGCGCGAAATCAGCGATTCGCCGATCTTTATCATTTCAGCGGTTTCTCGTACTGGGCTTGACCCCATGCTTCAGCAAATCTGGCAGACTTTAGAAGAGACTGCACCTGCAATTGAAACTGAGGCGGAAAGTGAAGTAGAGGCAGAGCCAGAGACAGAAGAGGCGATCGAAGTTAGTCAAGTTTAA
- the rppA gene encoding two-component system response regulator RppA: MQILLVDDEVELTDPLSRILRREGYHVEIAHDGAEGYRLVAQGTYDLLILDWMLPHKTGLEICQQLRSRGDTTPVLFLTAKDTIDDRVSGLDAGADDYLIKPFELRELLARVRALLRRPPTLEPQPTARLRVDDLELDLENQLAYRQDRKIELSEKESQLLAYFMRHPNQLLTHDQIHQQLWSADEQPSSNALAAQIRLLRRKIEADQESPLIQTVYGKGYRFGAAIDSNAS; encoded by the coding sequence ATGCAGATTTTGTTAGTAGATGACGAGGTAGAACTGACTGACCCCCTCAGTCGAATTTTGCGCCGGGAAGGGTATCACGTTGAGATTGCTCACGATGGGGCAGAGGGCTATCGGCTAGTTGCACAAGGCACCTATGATCTGCTCATTCTTGACTGGATGCTGCCCCACAAGACAGGTCTAGAGATTTGTCAGCAGCTTCGATCGCGCGGCGACACAACTCCCGTTCTGTTTCTTACAGCAAAAGATACGATCGACGATCGAGTTTCGGGCTTGGATGCAGGAGCCGACGATTATTTGATCAAGCCTTTTGAACTGCGAGAACTGTTGGCAAGAGTGCGGGCGTTGCTGCGTCGTCCGCCAACACTAGAACCCCAACCAACTGCCCGTTTGCGAGTAGATGACCTGGAACTAGATCTGGAAAATCAACTGGCTTACCGACAAGACCGCAAAATTGAGCTCTCTGAAAAAGAATCTCAATTGCTGGCTTACTTTATGCGTCATCCGAATCAACTGCTGACCCATGATCAGATCCACCAGCAACTTTGGAGTGCCGACGAGCAACCTAGCAGTAATGCACTTGCTGCCCAAATTCGCCTCCTGCGCCGCAAAATTGAAGCCGATCAGGAATCTCCTTTAATCCAAACTGTGTATGGGAAGGGCTATCGCTTTGGTGCCGCGATCGATTCCAACGCTTCGTAG
- the groL gene encoding chaperonin GroEL (60 kDa chaperone family; promotes refolding of misfolded polypeptides especially under stressful conditions; forms two stacked rings of heptamers to form a barrel-shaped 14mer; ends can be capped by GroES; misfolded proteins enter the barrel where they are refolded when GroES binds): MAKRIIYNENARRALEKGMDILAEAVAVTLGPKGRNVVLEKKFGAPQIVNDGVTIAKEIELEDHVENTGVALIRQAASKTNDAAGDGTTTATVLAHAIVKEGLRNVAAGANAISLKRGIDKGTAFLVEKIAEHARPVESSTAIAQVGAISAGNDEEVGAMIAEAMEKVGREGVISLEEGKSMTTELEVTEGMRFDKGYISPYFATDTERMEAILDEPFILLTDKKITLVQDLVPVLEQVARAGRPLLIIAEDIEKEALATLVVNRLRGVLNVAAVKAPGFGDRRKSMLEDIAVLTGGQVVTEDAGLKLDTVKLDGLGHARRITITKDTTTIVAEGNEAQVKARCEQIRRQIEETDSSYDKEKLQERLAKLSGGVAVVKVGAATETEMKDRKLRLEDAINATKAAVEEGIVPGGGTTLAHLSPTLEEWANGNLTGEELTGALIVARALAAPLKRIAENAGQNGAVIAERVKEKDFNVGYDAAKGEFVDMFSAGIVDPAKVTRSALQNAASIAGMVLTTECIVVDKPEPKDAAAAGAGAGMGGGDFDY; encoded by the coding sequence ATGGCTAAGCGCATCATTTATAACGAGAATGCTCGTCGTGCTCTTGAAAAGGGAATGGACATTCTGGCAGAAGCCGTTGCTGTTACCCTTGGTCCTAAAGGTCGTAACGTCGTGCTGGAAAAGAAATTCGGCGCACCTCAAATTGTGAATGACGGTGTAACGATCGCGAAAGAAATTGAACTGGAAGACCACGTTGAGAACACAGGTGTTGCACTGATTCGTCAGGCTGCCTCTAAAACCAACGATGCTGCGGGTGACGGTACGACCACTGCAACAGTGCTGGCTCATGCGATTGTCAAAGAAGGTCTGCGGAACGTGGCTGCGGGCGCAAATGCAATTTCCCTGAAGCGTGGTATTGACAAGGGAACTGCCTTCCTGGTTGAAAAAATTGCTGAGCATGCTCGTCCGGTTGAATCCTCTACAGCAATTGCTCAAGTGGGTGCAATTTCTGCCGGAAACGACGAAGAAGTCGGCGCGATGATTGCTGAGGCAATGGAAAAAGTGGGTCGTGAAGGTGTGATTTCCCTGGAAGAAGGCAAATCCATGACGACCGAACTGGAAGTCACTGAAGGGATGCGCTTTGACAAGGGCTATATTTCTCCCTACTTCGCCACCGACACCGAGCGGATGGAAGCAATTCTAGACGAGCCTTTCATCCTGCTGACTGACAAGAAAATTACCCTGGTGCAAGACCTCGTTCCTGTGCTGGAGCAAGTTGCTCGCGCTGGTCGTCCGCTGCTGATCATTGCAGAAGACATTGAGAAAGAAGCTCTGGCAACCCTGGTTGTGAACCGTCTGCGCGGTGTGCTGAATGTAGCTGCTGTTAAGGCTCCTGGCTTTGGCGATCGTCGGAAGTCAATGCTGGAAGATATTGCTGTTCTGACTGGTGGTCAGGTTGTTACTGAAGATGCAGGTCTGAAGCTCGACACCGTGAAGCTGGATGGTCTGGGTCATGCTCGTCGCATCACCATCACCAAAGACACCACGACGATCGTCGCTGAAGGCAACGAAGCTCAAGTTAAGGCTCGTTGTGAGCAAATCCGCCGTCAGATCGAAGAAACCGATTCTTCCTATGACAAAGAGAAGCTGCAAGAGCGCCTGGCGAAGCTGTCTGGTGGTGTGGCTGTCGTGAAAGTGGGTGCGGCAACCGAAACCGAGATGAAGGATCGTAAGCTGCGCCTGGAAGATGCCATCAACGCAACCAAGGCGGCAGTTGAAGAAGGGATTGTTCCTGGTGGTGGTACAACCCTGGCTCACCTATCTCCCACCCTGGAAGAGTGGGCAAACGGCAACCTGACCGGTGAAGAACTAACGGGCGCATTAATTGTGGCACGCGCGCTGGCTGCTCCTTTGAAGCGAATTGCTGAAAACGCAGGTCAAAACGGTGCTGTCATCGCTGAGCGCGTGAAGGAAAAAGACTTCAACGTTGGCTACGACGCTGCGAAGGGCGAATTCGTTGACATGTTCTCGGCAGGTATTGTTGACCCAGCAAAAGTGACTCGTTCAGCTCTGCAAAATGCTGCTTCGATCGCTGGTATGGTGCTAACGACCGAATGCATTGTCGTTGACAAGCCTGAACCGAAGGATGCTGCTGCGGCTGGTGCAGGTGCTGGTATGGGCGGCGGTGACTTCGACTACTAA
- a CDS encoding DUF4347 domain-containing protein codes for MTSPTRTTLIFVDPSVADYQSLLQGVSPDAEVILLDSTQDGIAQMTQILANHHDVASVQILAHGSEGSLKLGSANLNQETLSTYAAQLQSWANSLTADGDILLLGCNVAQGTTGQTLVQQLSHLTQADLAASTNLTGSTGLGGDWNLEFATGTIDAPLAFQLETLKAYSHVLDSYQVGSFDDLVSAINSANTIAGDDTISLSNSFAITGTLPAIASNITIEGNNRTLDGNNIHNLLTVNSGTVKLQNLTLQNGVAKGITGGNGNGTLGQGGALLIQGGSLTLVKVGFIGNQAIGGDGLDKPGAIGGNGGNGQGGAVYIQSGTLRLAGTTFSGNSTIGGIGGIGATNGQSGQGIGGALYVNTGATVITENDPAYLNNSATQTGSENLFGSVTKVIPSTATITRVQPALTAADTLSYTIAFSNDIAPGSLTAADLRLDTTGSVQGASIASVNGSGKTYTITLNSGTGNGTLGITLLDDDSITSTVNNIVVPLGGTGIGNGSIPGASYTINKTPPTVLSINRKDPDPTAAGSLNYRVVFSANVSGVDTSDFITSETGITGSSITGVTTVSSNTYDVTVNSGVGNGTLGLSLRDDDSIKNNLGVALGGGGIGNGNFTTGQVYNINKTPPVVTGVLASPNPTNAATLNYTVTFSQVVTGVGVEDFSLAPSGNVTGAQITGVSSADSKTYQVSVNTGSGDGSLGLNVVDDDSVKNSLGVTLGGSGIGNGNFTGQAYTLIKSAPIVSSIGLVNPNPTATATVNYAVTFSQDVSGVDAQDFSLGGSSIVDAQILGVSGAGNSYNVTVSTGSSSGSLQLNLVDNDSIQNAIGTPLGGSGLGNGTYTGPAYTIAKTPPRVASITRLETSPSNASTVSFAVIFNEGVSRVDATDFNLSTVGVAGASIASVTRVNDGFYTVAVNTGSGDGTIGLDAADNDSIINGLGVTLGGTGAGNGNFTGEVYTIDRTSPIPTIIPVSPQIRRDKVDAITIQFTEAVGGFDISDLRLTRGGNRVDLSRATLTSTDGITWTLGNLRKLTNQQGDYALSLTASDTGISDAAANPLQINVSDRWTNLTTVKVSDPGITRRGTKDADYLVGTENRDTLVGLGGNDTLLGLEDDDRLDGGRDNDRIYGGAGDDSLLGGAGNDTLVGGNGQDIVSGGTGADRFAFSGKSQAEALSDSLAGFPDRIKGFRYDAGDRFVLDYDDNLLSVSRPRALYNAGRVRGRTLQQAARNAYQDKNQRAGGTQAMRSNEAVFFGWQGRTYLSVNDSTKGYAANRDLVADVTGINFKSGDAQGGALTPINYFA; via the coding sequence ATGACTTCCCCAACTCGCACTACGCTCATCTTTGTCGATCCCTCCGTCGCAGATTATCAAAGCCTTCTACAGGGAGTAAGCCCCGACGCTGAGGTCATTTTGCTCGACTCGACGCAAGATGGAATCGCTCAGATGACCCAGATCCTGGCGAATCATCATGATGTTGCTAGTGTCCAAATCCTGGCGCATGGTAGCGAGGGTAGCCTCAAGCTGGGGTCGGCTAATCTAAACCAGGAAACACTATCAACCTATGCTGCACAACTTCAAAGCTGGGCAAATTCGCTGACCGCAGACGGAGATATTCTGCTGTTGGGCTGTAATGTGGCACAAGGTACAACAGGGCAAACACTCGTTCAGCAACTCAGCCACTTAACTCAAGCAGATCTGGCAGCTTCAACCAATCTGACAGGTAGTACAGGACTCGGCGGCGACTGGAACCTGGAGTTCGCAACTGGAACGATCGACGCTCCTTTGGCATTTCAACTTGAAACTTTGAAGGCATATAGCCATGTCCTCGATAGCTATCAGGTAGGCAGCTTTGATGATTTAGTCAGCGCAATCAACTCTGCCAATACAATCGCCGGGGATGACACAATCAGTCTTTCCAATAGCTTCGCGATTACTGGTACGTTGCCTGCCATTGCTTCCAACATCACGATCGAGGGCAACAATCGCACCCTGGACGGCAACAACATCCACAATTTGTTGACCGTTAACAGCGGCACAGTCAAGCTCCAGAATTTGACGCTGCAAAATGGCGTTGCTAAAGGAATTACAGGTGGCAATGGCAATGGCACTCTTGGACAGGGCGGCGCATTGCTGATTCAAGGTGGCAGTCTCACCCTGGTTAAAGTTGGCTTTATTGGCAATCAAGCGATCGGTGGCGATGGGTTAGACAAACCTGGGGCGATCGGTGGCAACGGTGGCAATGGACAAGGCGGCGCAGTTTATATTCAGAGCGGTACTCTGCGTCTTGCAGGAACCACTTTTTCGGGCAACAGCACGATAGGTGGCATTGGCGGCATTGGCGCAACAAATGGGCAAAGCGGACAAGGCATCGGTGGCGCACTCTACGTTAATACAGGCGCAACAGTAATCACGGAAAATGATCCAGCCTACCTGAACAACAGCGCAACTCAGACGGGGAGTGAAAACCTGTTTGGTTCAGTCACCAAAGTCATTCCTTCAACTGCAACCATTACTCGCGTCCAACCTGCCCTCACTGCTGCTGACACGCTCAGCTATACGATCGCGTTTAGTAATGATATTGCACCCGGTTCACTGACTGCCGCAGATCTAAGACTCGATACCACTGGCTCGGTTCAGGGAGCCTCGATCGCTTCAGTCAATGGCTCTGGCAAAACCTACACCATCACGCTCAACAGCGGCACAGGCAACGGCACGCTAGGAATTACGTTGCTGGATGACGACTCAATTACCAGCACTGTCAACAACATCGTCGTTCCCTTAGGCGGTACGGGAATTGGCAACGGCAGCATCCCAGGCGCGTCCTATACGATCAACAAGACTCCCCCCACTGTTCTCTCAATCAACCGTAAAGACCCCGACCCGACGGCAGCAGGAAGCCTCAACTATCGCGTCGTTTTTTCAGCCAATGTCAGTGGAGTTGATACCAGCGACTTCATCACCAGCGAAACTGGCATTACGGGTTCAAGCATCACGGGTGTCACTACGGTAAGCTCGAATACCTACGATGTGACGGTCAATAGCGGCGTTGGCAACGGCACATTAGGGCTAAGCTTGCGAGACGATGATTCGATTAAAAACAATTTGGGGGTTGCGCTTGGGGGCGGTGGCATTGGCAACGGCAATTTCACGACTGGGCAAGTCTACAACATTAATAAAACTCCTCCCGTCGTCACAGGTGTTCTGGCAAGCCCTAACCCAACCAATGCAGCAACCCTTAACTACACGGTGACGTTTAGCCAGGTCGTCACAGGAGTAGGAGTAGAAGATTTTAGTCTTGCTCCAAGCGGCAATGTTACCGGCGCTCAGATTACGGGCGTATCTTCTGCCGACAGCAAAACTTATCAAGTTTCCGTCAATACAGGCAGCGGCGACGGCAGCTTAGGACTGAATGTAGTTGACGATGATTCGGTCAAAAATAGTTTAGGCGTGACGCTCGGGGGCAGTGGGATTGGCAACGGCAATTTCACCGGACAGGCTTATACGCTGATCAAGAGTGCGCCGATCGTCTCTTCAATTGGTCTGGTTAACCCGAATCCCACTGCAACCGCCACTGTAAATTATGCGGTTACATTCAGCCAAGATGTTAGCGGCGTTGATGCCCAAGATTTTAGTCTAGGTGGATCGAGTATCGTGGATGCTCAGATCTTGGGGGTTAGCGGTGCAGGTAACAGCTACAACGTGACTGTGAGTACGGGCAGCAGTAGCGGCTCACTCCAGCTCAATTTAGTAGACAATGATTCGATTCAAAACGCGATCGGCACTCCCCTGGGCGGATCAGGCTTAGGCAACGGCACATACACAGGACCAGCCTACACGATCGCCAAAACTCCCCCCAGAGTTGCATCAATTACGCGACTAGAAACCAGCCCCAGCAACGCTTCCACTGTTAGCTTTGCAGTCATCTTTAACGAGGGCGTATCGCGAGTAGATGCCACTGACTTTAATCTATCAACGGTTGGAGTCGCGGGCGCGAGCATTGCTTCAGTCACCAGAGTCAATGATGGCTTCTACACGGTTGCAGTGAATACGGGCAGCGGTGACGGCACGATCGGCTTAGATGCGGCAGACAATGACTCCATCATCAACGGTCTTGGAGTAACGCTGGGTGGAACAGGCGCAGGAAATGGCAATTTCACGGGTGAAGTTTACACCATCGATCGCACTTCTCCCATTCCCACCATCATCCCAGTCAGTCCCCAAATCCGACGGGACAAGGTGGACGCCATTACCATCCAGTTCACAGAAGCAGTAGGCGGGTTTGATATTAGCGATCTGCGGCTGACGCGCGGTGGAAACCGGGTCGATTTGTCGCGAGCAACGCTAACGAGCACAGATGGCATTACCTGGACGCTCGGCAATCTCCGCAAGCTCACTAATCAGCAGGGCGATTATGCTTTGAGCTTAACTGCAAGCGATACGGGCATTAGCGATGCGGCAGCCAACCCTCTTCAGATCAATGTCAGCGATCGATGGACAAACCTGACTACTGTCAAAGTCTCTGACCCTGGAATTACTCGACGCGGAACGAAAGATGCTGACTACCTGGTTGGGACAGAAAACCGCGATACGCTGGTTGGTTTAGGCGGCAACGATACGCTTTTGGGCTTAGAGGATGACGATCGGTTGGATGGTGGTAGAGACAACGATCGGATTTATGGAGGAGCCGGAGACGATTCGCTGCTGGGAGGCGCGGGCAACGATACCCTGGTTGGTGGCAATGGGCAAGACATTGTGTCAGGCGGGACAGGAGCCGATCGCTTTGCCTTCTCCGGTAAGAGCCAGGCTGAGGCACTGTCTGATTCGCTGGCAGGTTTCCCCGATCGGATCAAAGGCTTCCGCTATGATGCAGGCGATCGCTTTGTGCTGGACTACGACGACAATCTTCTCAGCGTCAGTCGTCCAAGAGCCCTATACAATGCTGGACGAGTCCGAGGTCGCACGTTGCAACAGGCAGCCCGCAACGCCTATCAAGACAAGAATCAACGGGCAGGTGGCACACAAGCAATGCGATCGAATGAGGCAGTCTTCTTTGGCTGGCAGGGGCGTACTTATCTTTCAGTCAATGACAGCACGAAAGGCTATGCCGCAAATCGCGATCTCGTCGCAGATGTCACGGGCATTAATTTCAAATCAGGTGATGCCCAAGGAGGCGCACTCACTCCAATCAACTATTTTGCGTAG
- a CDS encoding DUF4347 domain-containing protein has protein sequence MTSATSQFLIVADPSVPNYRSLLHSVPDHAEVLVLDPTEDGVAQITRILADRQAVQSLHILSHGAPGAVQLGSARLSWDTLAQYSQQIRGWFNTCAAQAEILLYGCEVAAGKLGQQFVQQLSQLTGASIAASATLTGNAVLGGDWRLEYQTGAIRSPLAFSAEAMTAYAHVLAVVTFLNETFSGDDVTGNWLYGVGDPTDPLQANPFLTARATVTPSATGIPGNPGTTPFPALDAIGSGALRLTNATGNQAAFVLYNTPVQSDAGLRVTFDMFQYGGTGADGINFFLVDGATQFPTTPRAGAFGGSLGYAQKTNIPGIDGGYLGIGFDAFGNYARATEGRVGGVAGVGQLPDTITVRGSAATQYAFLTSTGTLPFGLDVAGATGTRATAQRRVQVDLAPTGLVNVAVDLNNNNVFTDPGETLISNYDIRGNGVDNGAIPDTLKFGFAAGTGDFTNVHEIRNLNVQTFTSPPETTDSLINLAAGTTANVTGLAGTDADGTVESFRILTLPLATQGTLFLGDPASGGRAIASDEVLTPAQISQVYFQAANGFTGTSFTYTAVDNLGAEDLTPGVVTLNPLGVNGGGNLPPDTNDASIDLPQDSLVNLVGLSGTDSDGSVASFTIVTAPSPDQGTLYLGNPDEDGTPIQAGTVLTPAQINQLYFESSTNFQGSSFTYAATDNLGSTDPTPATVELGLSSAVGPLRICRPGKQLTGNRKNNRLTGGKNRDMLVGEAGNDLLRGRACNDMLRGDRGSDVLMGGAARDTMRGNQGSDRLLGNNGSDLLDGGLGDDTAAGGKGIDEIFGRRGNDRLQGRNGNDRLMGGRNNDRLSGGSNVDVLDGQQGSDVVNGDNGIDTINGGLGRDRLFGGKKADAITAGRANDIVKGNGDLDVMRGQKGNDRIYGGSQADRILGGLGRDFIIGGGGADVITGGGGRDRFIYRNVGHGADQILDFQRQDQLDLRSIVNKQGYSSNNRFRKYVRLQQSGGSTIVQVDSNGNAAGGFQTIATLSNTATPFTVRASNFILS, from the coding sequence ATGACATCTGCCACTTCTCAGTTCCTGATTGTTGCTGATCCCTCCGTTCCAAATTATCGCAGCCTGCTTCACAGCGTTCCTGATCATGCTGAAGTGCTGGTTCTTGATCCAACTGAGGATGGGGTTGCCCAGATCACAAGAATTCTTGCCGATCGGCAAGCAGTCCAAAGCCTTCACATCCTTTCTCATGGCGCTCCAGGGGCAGTACAGCTTGGTTCGGCTCGTCTAAGTTGGGATACCCTAGCGCAGTACAGTCAACAAATTCGGGGTTGGTTTAATACATGCGCGGCTCAAGCTGAAATCTTGCTGTATGGCTGTGAAGTGGCAGCCGGAAAACTAGGACAGCAGTTTGTTCAGCAGTTGAGTCAGCTTACAGGAGCATCGATCGCAGCATCAGCTACGCTAACTGGAAACGCTGTGCTCGGCGGAGATTGGCGACTGGAATATCAAACTGGAGCGATTCGCTCACCCCTTGCTTTCTCCGCAGAGGCAATGACGGCTTATGCCCATGTGCTTGCCGTTGTCACGTTTCTCAATGAAACCTTTAGCGGGGACGATGTTACTGGCAACTGGCTCTATGGAGTTGGTGATCCGACTGATCCGCTTCAGGCAAATCCGTTTCTTACCGCAAGAGCCACCGTTACTCCTTCTGCCACCGGAATTCCGGGTAATCCTGGAACTACACCATTTCCAGCGCTAGATGCGATCGGGTCTGGTGCGCTGCGGTTGACTAATGCAACGGGTAATCAAGCGGCTTTTGTTCTCTACAATACGCCTGTTCAGTCGGATGCAGGACTACGTGTCACGTTTGACATGTTCCAATATGGGGGAACTGGCGCAGATGGCATCAACTTTTTCCTGGTTGATGGGGCGACGCAATTCCCGACGACACCGAGGGCTGGAGCATTCGGCGGTTCACTCGGCTATGCTCAAAAAACGAACATTCCGGGCATCGACGGCGGCTATTTAGGCATTGGGTTTGATGCGTTTGGTAACTATGCTAGAGCAACGGAAGGTCGCGTTGGCGGTGTTGCAGGTGTCGGTCAGTTGCCAGACACAATTACGGTACGCGGCAGTGCAGCCACGCAATATGCCTTCTTAACCAGTACAGGAACCTTGCCCTTTGGTCTGGATGTTGCGGGTGCAACCGGGACTCGTGCTACTGCTCAACGCCGGGTTCAGGTAGATTTAGCGCCGACTGGGTTGGTCAATGTAGCGGTTGACTTGAACAATAACAATGTCTTTACTGACCCTGGTGAAACCCTAATCAGTAATTATGATATTCGCGGCAATGGGGTGGACAATGGGGCAATTCCCGACACCTTGAAGTTTGGGTTCGCTGCCGGAACGGGAGACTTCACCAACGTTCACGAAATTCGCAATCTTAATGTTCAAACCTTTACTTCTCCGCCAGAAACCACAGATTCTCTGATTAATCTGGCAGCCGGAACAACCGCCAATGTAACTGGGCTTGCTGGAACAGATGCCGATGGAACCGTTGAATCCTTCCGCATCCTGACGCTTCCGCTGGCAACTCAAGGGACGCTGTTTTTAGGAGATCCGGCAAGTGGGGGCAGAGCAATTGCCTCAGATGAAGTCCTTACGCCTGCTCAGATTTCCCAAGTTTATTTCCAGGCGGCAAATGGTTTTACAGGCACAAGCTTTACCTATACCGCAGTTGATAATTTGGGAGCAGAAGACCTGACTCCTGGCGTCGTAACGCTGAACCCGCTTGGAGTAAATGGAGGTGGCAATCTACCCCCTGATACCAATGATGCGTCGATCGATCTTCCTCAAGATTCGCTTGTGAATCTGGTTGGTCTTTCTGGAACTGATTCAGATGGTTCAGTCGCTTCCTTCACAATTGTCACTGCTCCATCACCTGACCAGGGCACCTTATACCTGGGTAATCCAGATGAGGATGGCACCCCTATCCAGGCCGGGACAGTTCTCACACCTGCTCAAATCAACCAACTTTACTTTGAGTCAAGCACGAACTTCCAGGGCAGTAGCTTTACTTATGCCGCAACTGATAACTTGGGTTCGACTGATCCAACGCCAGCAACGGTAGAACTGGGTTTGTCTTCGGCGGTCGGTCCATTGCGGATCTGCCGTCCTGGGAAACAACTCACAGGTAACCGAAAGAACAATCGGCTGACGGGTGGTAAGAATCGAGATATGTTGGTGGGCGAAGCCGGCAATGATCTGCTGCGAGGTCGTGCTTGTAACGATATGCTCAGGGGCGATCGGGGCAGTGATGTTCTGATGGGCGGAGCTGCCAGAGATACGATGAGGGGAAACCAGGGTTCCGATCGCTTGCTGGGCAATAATGGCTCTGATTTGTTGGACGGTGGCTTGGGTGATGATACTGCCGCAGGTGGCAAGGGTATTGACGAGATTTTTGGGCGGCGTGGGAATGACCGTCTTCAGGGGAGAAATGGTAATGATCGGCTGATGGGTGGACGCAATAACGATCGCCTCAGCGGTGGCTCTAACGTTGATGTGCTGGACGGGCAACAAGGCAGCGATGTGGTTAACGGTGACAATGGCATTGATACGATCAACGGTGGCTTAGGACGCGATCGGCTCTTTGGCGGTAAAAAAGCAGATGCTATCACTGCTGGACGGGCGAACGATATTGTTAAAGGTAACGGTGATCTGGATGTAATGCGCGGGCAAAAAGGCAATGACAGAATCTATGGGGGTTCTCAAGCCGATCGCATTTTGGGCGGTCTGGGACGCGATTTCATCATCGGTGGTGGTGGAGCAGATGTGATCACTGGTGGCGGTGGACGCGATCGATTTATCTACCGAAATGTAGGGCATGGTGCTGATCAAATTCTTGACTTCCAGCGTCAGGATCAGCTTGACCTGAGGAGCATCGTCAATAAGCAAGGCTACAGCAGCAATAACCGTTTCCGAAAGTATGTGCGCCTGCAACAGTCGGGAGGCAGTACGATCGTGCAAGTCGATAGCAATGGTAATGCAGCAGGTGGCTTTCAGACGATTGCAACGCTATCAAACACCGCAACACCTTTTACAGTTAGAGCCTCCAATTTCATTCTGTCCTAA
- the groES gene encoding co-chaperone GroES, which yields MAAVSLSVSTVKPLGDRVFVKVSASEEKTAGGIYLPDNAREKPQVGEIAAIGSGKRNDDGSRQDLEVKVGDKVLYSKYAGTDVKLGDEEYVLLSEKDILAIVA from the coding sequence ATGGCAGCAGTATCTCTGAGCGTCTCTACCGTCAAACCCCTGGGCGATCGTGTGTTCGTGAAGGTAAGCGCCTCTGAAGAGAAAACCGCTGGTGGCATTTACCTGCCTGACAATGCTCGCGAGAAGCCCCAGGTTGGTGAGATTGCCGCAATTGGTTCTGGGAAGCGCAACGACGACGGTTCCCGTCAAGACCTGGAAGTCAAAGTAGGTGACAAAGTGCTGTACTCCAAGTACGCCGGAACTGACGTCAAACTGGGTGACGAAGAGTACGTTCTGTTGTCTGAAAAAGACATTCTGGCGATCGTTGCCTAA